A genomic region of Papaver somniferum cultivar HN1 chromosome 7, ASM357369v1, whole genome shotgun sequence contains the following coding sequences:
- the LOC113294466 gene encoding uncharacterized protein LOC113294466 yields MKDVEEKLELWRQTLESTGFKLSRTKTEYLKCDFSESWAVEGDMLLNGQSVLRKYSFRYLGSMLQSDGGIEEDISHRAKSAWGKWRLASGFLSDRKVPLKLKGNFYKSAIRPSMLYSAECWAMNNRDTLKLQSTEMRMLRWACGHTRLFWGKN; encoded by the coding sequence ATGAAAGATGTAGAGGAAAAGCTTGAACTGTGGCGCCAGACTCTAGAATCGACGGGCTTCAAACTTAGTAGAACCAAGACCGAGTATTTGAAGTGTGATTTCAGTGAATCCTGGGCAGTTGAAGGGGACATGCTGCTAAATGGACAATCTGTACTAAGAAAATATTCTTTTCGCTATCTGGGATCGATGCTCCAAAGTGATGGAGGAATCGAGGAGGATATTTCCCATCGGGCTAAATCTGCATGGGGGAAATGGCGTTTGGCATCTGGCTTCCTTAGTGATCGCAAAGTTCCACTAAAGCTTAAAGGTAATTTTTACAAATCAGCGATTAGGCCTTCCATGCTGTATAGTGCGGAATGTTGGGCGATGAATAATAGAGACACATTGAAGCTTCAGAGTACCGAGATGCGGATGCTGAGGTGGGCGTGCGGGCATACgaggttgttttggggtaaaaactga